The Glycine max cultivar Williams 82 chromosome 12, Glycine_max_v4.0, whole genome shotgun sequence genome window below encodes:
- the LOC100781001 gene encoding germin-like protein 9-3 translates to MSNSTTLKVVSVVISAFAIVQMALAGDPDILSDFIGPINGMIPDGNFFTYTGFRVLVGQNSPPSTFKVLKATMAEFPALNGQSVSYAVLQFPANTINPPHTHPRSAELLFVAQGSLQVGFVDTTNKLFTQSLQAGDMFVFPKGLVHFQHNADASKPALAISSFASANSGTVSLPNTLFNTSIDDTVLALSFKTNVATIQTLKKGFAP, encoded by the coding sequence ATGTCTAATTCCACCACCTTGAAAGTTGTCTCAGTTGTCATATCAGCTTTTGCCATCGTGCAAATGGCACTTGCGGGTGACCCAGACATTCTGAGTGACTTCATAGGCCCAATAAATGGCATGATACCAGATGGGAACTTTTTCACCTACACAGGCTTCCGTGTCCTGGTAGGTCAAAACTCACCACCCTCAACTTTCAAAGTATTGAAAGCAACCATGGCAGAGTTTCCAGCACTGAACGGACAAAGTGTGTCTTATGCTGTTCTTCAGTTCCCAGCAAATACCATCAACCCACCCCACACTCACCCTCGTTCTGCAGAGCTTCTTTTTGTTGCACAAGGTTCTCTTCAAGTAGGGTTTGTGGACACCACCAACAAGCTCTTCACGCAGAGCCTTCAAGCTGGGGACATGTTTGTCTTCCCAAAGGGTCTTGTTCACTTCCAACACAACGCCGATGCTAGTAAGCCTGCTCTTGCTATTTCGTCCTTTGCTAGTGCCAACTCCGGCACGGTTTCTCTTCCCAACACGCTCTTCAACACCTCCATTGATGACACTGTCTTAGCTTTGTCCTTCAAGACTAACGTTGCCACCATTCAGACTTTGAAGAAAGGCTTTGCTCCTTAA
- the LOC102666927 gene encoding uncharacterized protein isoform X1, which translates to MEHIWKHVMLFYIVLLFHHHFLPVNSEHQRNFSHTGISHSFLIDRARTMAMTSSRETIASVNRRGGGGHGGGHASSMGMHGGENGEHGNLPRPLGTNPVYAGAAAGSAHQRNNNHHHGKSNGTLNYVCFYHFLLLFLSMAIGISLCT; encoded by the exons ATGGAACACATCTGGAAGCATGTGATGCTATTCTACATTGTGCTGCTgtttcatcaccattttcttcCGGTCAATTCAGAACACCAAAGAAACTTCTCGCATACAGGCATTTCTCATTCTTTTCTTATAG ACAGGGCAAGAACAATGGCCATGACAAGTTCAAGAGAAACTATAGCATCAGTTAATAGGCGAGGTGGTGGAGGTCATGGAGGTGGTCACGCAAGCAGCATGGGAATGCATGGTGGTGAGAATGGTGAACACGGCAATTTGCCACGCCCACTTGGCACAAACCCTGTATATGCAGGTGCTGCTGCAGGATCTGCTCACCAGAGAAACAATAATCACCACCATGGTAAAAGTAATGGCACATTAAATTACGTGTGCTTTTATCATttccttcttttgtttctttctatGGCTATTGGAATTTCTCTATGTACCTAA
- the LOC100782627 gene encoding secoisolariciresinol dehydrogenase, with protein sequence MASVSLVSATGRRLEGKVAIITGGASGIGEATARLFSKHGAHVVIADIQDDLGLSICKHLESASYVHCDVTNETDVENCVNTTVSKHGKLDIMFNNAGITGVNKTSILDNTKSEFEEVINVNLVGVFLGTKHAARVMIPARRGSIVNTASVCGSIGGVASHAYTSSKHAVVGLTKNTAVELGAFGVRVNCVSPYVVATPLAKNFFKLDDDGVQGIYSNLKGTDLVPNDVAEAALYLASDESKYVSGHNLVVDGGFTVVNSGFCVLGQSS encoded by the exons ATGGCAAGTGTCTCACTGGTCTCAGCTACTGGAAGAAG GCTTGAGGGGAAAGTGGCTATTATCACTGGTGGTGCAAGCGGCATAGGTGAGGCCACTGCAAGACTCTTCTCTAAGCACGGAGCACACGTTGTCATAGCTGATATTCAAGACGATTTGGGTCTCTCTATTTGCAAACACTTGGAATCCGCTTCCTATGTTCACTGCGACGTGACAAACGAAACCGACGTTGAAAACTGCGTGAACACCACCGTTTCCAAACACGGCAAACTAGATATCATGTTCAACAACGCTGGCATAACCGGTGTGAACAAAACCAGCATCCTCGACAACACAAAGTCAGAGTTTGAGGAAGTGATCAACGTTAACCTAGTTGGTGTCTTTCTGGGAACAAAGCACGCCGCAAGGGTAATGATCCCTGCTAGAAGAGGAAGCATAGTTAACACTGCAAGTGTTTGTGGAAGCATAGGTGGTGTAGCATCACATGCATACACAAGTTCCAAACACGCCGTGGTGGGGCTCACAAAGAACACTGCGGTGGAGCTTGGAGCATTTGGTGTTAGGGTTAATTGCGTGTCACCCTACGTGGTTGCCACGCCCTTggctaagaatttttttaagctTGATGATGACGGAGTTCAGGGGATTTATTCAAACCTTAAGGGTACTGATCTTGTGCCTAATGATGTAGCCGAAGCTGCTTTGTACCTGGCAAGTGATGAGTCCAAGTATGTTAGTGGGCACAATCTTGTGGTTGATGGAGGCTTCACTGTGGTCAATAGTGGGTTTTGTGTCCTTGGGCAATCTTCGTGA
- the LOC102666927 gene encoding uncharacterized protein isoform X2, which translates to MEHIWKHVMLFYIVLLFHHHFLPVNSEHQRNFSHTDRARTMAMTSSRETIASVNRRGGGGHGGGHASSMGMHGGENGEHGNLPRPLGTNPVYAGAAAGSAHQRNNNHHHGKSNGTLNYVCFYHFLLLFLSMAIGISLCT; encoded by the exons ATGGAACACATCTGGAAGCATGTGATGCTATTCTACATTGTGCTGCTgtttcatcaccattttcttcCGGTCAATTCAGAACACCAAAGAAACTTCTCGCATACAG ACAGGGCAAGAACAATGGCCATGACAAGTTCAAGAGAAACTATAGCATCAGTTAATAGGCGAGGTGGTGGAGGTCATGGAGGTGGTCACGCAAGCAGCATGGGAATGCATGGTGGTGAGAATGGTGAACACGGCAATTTGCCACGCCCACTTGGCACAAACCCTGTATATGCAGGTGCTGCTGCAGGATCTGCTCACCAGAGAAACAATAATCACCACCATGGTAAAAGTAATGGCACATTAAATTACGTGTGCTTTTATCATttccttcttttgtttctttctatGGCTATTGGAATTTCTCTATGTACCTAA